AAGCCTGTCACCACCGGCAGCGGGATAAACTTGATGACGGAACCGAGCTTGAAACGCCCGAATAAGATCAGCAGGATTCCGGCAAGAAACGTCGAGACGATTAGTCCGTCCAATCCGTACTCTGCAACGATGCTGAACACGATGACGACGAATGCTCCGGCCGGACCCCCGATTTGCACACGGCTTCCGCCCAGAAACGACACAATGAATCCGCCAATGACACCCGCAATCAGCCCCCGTTCGGGCGATACGCCCGAGGCGATGGCGAAGGCGATGCACAACGGCAACGCAACGACGCCGACGATGAGTCCGGCTACAAAGTCCCTGCTGAATTGCTGCCGGTCGTAGTTCCGGAGAGTGGTGAAAAGTTTAGGCTTCAACATAATGCCGCAAGATACAAAATCCCAAACGACAATTCAATACACTCGCGCCTATCTGTCGCTGTTTCTGGTTGCCGCTCTCTGGCTTGGCTGTCGGCACACTGCGCCGGACACGATCCCTCCGTTTCGCGAAACACCCGTTCAGAAATCAGACATCGTGGTTGAAGACGGGGACACTTTCCTCTGGAAAACTCAGCGCATACGCATGCTGGGCATTGACTGTGCCGAAATCAGCTCGCCTTTCCATAACGGCAATCAGGAGCCTTGGGGTTCATTAGCCACCGAGTTCCTGCGCGAACAGATTGCAAAAGCGAATAAACTCTCGATCATCCGTATTGAACAGCCCGACCGCTATGGTCGCTGGCTGGCCTATCTGTTTGCCGACGGCGAGAATGTCAATGCACGCGTCATCAGTGCGGGCTTGGCATATGAAACGGTTTCGCAGTATGGAAAACAAGGTCTGGACCGTTATGCCGAGCAATGTCTTGCTGCTTCACGGACCGCGCCAAAACCGTCGTTTGAACCTCCACACGAATTCAGAAAACGTAATCGCAAGAATTAACGTATGCGTAACCGTCAGTTCGCGCGCGAGCGCATGTTGCAGTTCGAGACAGATATTGAGAAGATGGCAGGGAAACTAAATGGCTCTGCGGATGTCGCCGTTATCCTCGGATCGGGACTCGGCGGCTTCGCCGATGAACTTGCAGAGCCTCGCTCCTTTCTGACGAGCGAACTCTCGGGTTATCCCGTCTCCACAGTTGCGGGTCATGCGGGTCGCATCGTGTTCGGGAAGATCGGCCGTGTCAAAGTGATGGCCTTTCAGGGACGCGTGCACATGTATGAAGGCTACTCTCCGGAACAGGTCGCAGTGCCCGTGCGCCTGGCCTTTGCCAAAGGCGCGCGCACGCTGCTTGTAACCAATGCATCGGGAGGCGTGAGCCGCAGATTTCGCGCAGGCGATTTGATGCTCATTGATGACCACATCAATCTGCAGTTCCGCAATCCGTTACGCGGACCGCAGGCCGTGAACGAATCCAGATGGCCGGACATGTGCCACTGCTATGATCCCGAACTGAAGCTGCTTGCTGAACGCGTTGCTCAGGAACAGAAGATAGAATTGAAGCGTGGAACTCTTGCGGCGCTGCTCGGCCCCACCTATGAGACTCCTGCCGAAGTGCAGATGCTCGCTCGGCTGGGTGCGGATGGTGTCTGTATGTCGACCGTCC
This sequence is a window from bacterium. Protein-coding genes within it:
- a CDS encoding thermonuclease family protein, with protein sequence MPQDTKSQTTIQYTRAYLSLFLVAALWLGCRHTAPDTIPPFRETPVQKSDIVVEDGDTFLWKTQRIRMLGIDCAEISSPFHNGNQEPWGSLATEFLREQIAKANKLSIIRIEQPDRYGRWLAYLFADGENVNARVISAGLAYETVSQYGKQGLDRYAEQCLAASRTAPKPSFEPPHEFRKRNRKN
- a CDS encoding purine-nucleoside phosphorylase, which encodes MRNRQFARERMLQFETDIEKMAGKLNGSADVAVILGSGLGGFADELAEPRSFLTSELSGYPVSTVAGHAGRIVFGKIGRVKVMAFQGRVHMYEGYSPEQVAVPVRLAFAKGARTLLVTNASGGVSRRFRAGDLMLIDDHINLQFRNPLRGPQAVNESRWPDMCHCYDPELKLLAERVAQEQKIELKRGTLAALLGPTYETPAEVQMLARLGADGVCMSTVPEVIAASALGMRVLGISCVTNAAAGGGEKLAHEDVILTANRAKEKFQELLRGVLISLKPE